The Nocardioides panzhihuensis genome has a segment encoding these proteins:
- a CDS encoding metal-dependent hydrolase, with amino-acid sequence MNKGSKGSKESKRGHEPAKVALHPRNVKFDWSRLPLVWIPGEAFASHYVNVLHLLLPEGERWFVKVFSEILPLIEDDQLREDVIGFIGQEGVHAAAHQEVQDYFTANGLDVRPFAAEIEALFRKILGDRDLTGRAKEEWLIERAAIIAGLEHLTAVLGNWVLNSPALDEAGADETMLDLLRWHGAEEVEHRNVAYDVFQHVDGRYLRRVRSYLLGGTALLVLWWRGAQYLMDHDPTPLDPAQPGQAKRSKASLLKLIDAERRGLVPGAVRIGWATWKFFLPAYDPAKEGSTAQAVSYLAKSPAALRADALAEGQ; translated from the coding sequence ATGAACAAGGGGAGCAAGGGGAGCAAGGAGAGCAAGCGCGGGCACGAGCCGGCCAAGGTGGCCCTGCACCCGCGGAACGTGAAGTTCGACTGGAGCCGGCTGCCGCTGGTGTGGATCCCGGGCGAGGCCTTCGCCTCCCACTACGTCAACGTGCTGCACCTGCTGCTGCCCGAGGGCGAGCGGTGGTTCGTCAAGGTGTTCTCCGAGATCCTGCCGCTGATCGAGGACGACCAGCTCCGTGAGGACGTGATCGGCTTCATCGGACAGGAGGGCGTGCACGCCGCCGCCCACCAGGAGGTCCAGGACTACTTCACCGCCAACGGCCTCGACGTACGTCCCTTCGCGGCCGAGATCGAGGCGCTGTTCCGCAAGATCCTGGGCGACCGCGACCTGACCGGACGGGCCAAGGAGGAGTGGCTGATCGAGCGCGCCGCGATCATCGCCGGCCTCGAGCACCTCACCGCGGTGCTCGGCAACTGGGTGCTCAACTCGCCCGCGCTCGACGAGGCCGGCGCCGACGAGACGATGCTCGACCTGCTGCGCTGGCACGGCGCCGAGGAGGTCGAGCACCGCAACGTGGCCTACGACGTCTTCCAGCATGTCGACGGGCGCTACCTGCGTCGCGTCCGCTCCTATCTGCTCGGCGGCACCGCGCTGCTCGTGCTGTGGTGGCGTGGTGCGCAGTACCTGATGGACCACGACCCGACCCCGCTCGATCCGGCGCAGCCGGGTCAGGCCAAGCGGTCCAAGGCCAGTCTGCTCAAGCTGATCGACGCCGAGCGCCGCGGACTGGTGCCCGGGGCCGTACGCATCGGGTGGGCGACCTGGAAGTTCTTCCTGCCCGCCTACGACCCGGCCAAGGAGGGGTCGACCGCCCAGGCGGTGAGCTACCTGGCCAAGTCGCCGGCGGCGTTGCGGGCCGACGCCCTCGCGGAGGGCCAGTGA
- a CDS encoding alpha/beta fold hydrolase produces the protein MTEQTKRLVETTDGLRLAVYERGPADAETVVLVHGYPDNHSVWDGVAEVLAERFHVVAYDVRGTGESGVPGSTGGYRLAQLSADFKAVIDAVSPDAPVHVAAHDWGSIQTWESVTDPALSSRIATYVSISGPDLGMATAWLRERTHLRSSLRQLAHSWYVFVFQAPLLPEAMVRSGLLARFVGGGSRPTKDQVNGVELYRANFLGKLLRPEPRPTDVPVLVIAPRDDAYVTVPLQTEAPRAYAPSLTTQVIDGEHWVVTAEPELIAGEIAAFVEKAGVR, from the coding sequence ATGACCGAGCAGACCAAACGGCTGGTCGAGACCACCGACGGGCTGAGGCTCGCGGTCTACGAGCGCGGGCCGGCCGACGCGGAGACCGTGGTGCTCGTCCACGGCTACCCCGACAACCACTCCGTCTGGGACGGAGTCGCGGAGGTGCTGGCCGAGCGATTCCACGTCGTCGCCTATGACGTACGCGGCACGGGGGAGTCGGGGGTTCCCGGCTCGACCGGCGGCTACCGCCTGGCGCAGCTCTCCGCGGACTTCAAGGCGGTCATCGACGCCGTCTCGCCCGATGCGCCGGTGCACGTCGCGGCGCACGACTGGGGCTCGATCCAGACCTGGGAGTCGGTGACCGACCCGGCCCTGAGCAGCCGGATCGCGACGTACGTCTCCATCTCGGGGCCGGACCTGGGGATGGCGACCGCATGGCTGCGTGAGCGGACGCACCTGCGGAGCTCGCTGCGGCAGCTGGCTCACTCCTGGTACGTCTTCGTCTTCCAGGCGCCGCTGCTGCCGGAGGCGATGGTGCGTTCGGGTCTGCTCGCCCGGTTCGTCGGTGGCGGGTCGCGACCGACGAAGGACCAGGTCAACGGGGTCGAGCTCTACCGTGCGAACTTCCTCGGCAAGCTGCTCCGTCCGGAGCCGCGGCCGACCGACGTGCCGGTGCTGGTGATCGCCCCACGCGACGACGCCTACGTGACGGTGCCGCTGCAGACCGAGGCTCCCCGGGCGTACGCGCCGTCGCTGACCACGCAGGTCATCGACGGCGAACACTGGGTGGTGACCGCGGAGCCGGAGCTGATCGCCGGCGAGATCGCGGCCTTCGTCGAGAAGGCTGGTGTGCGATGA
- a CDS encoding NAD(P)/FAD-dependent oxidoreductase, translated as MSADQEKHRVVIIGSGFGGLFSAKAFKGRDDVEVTLIAKTTHHLFQPLLYQVATGILSQGEIAPPTRDILHRQKNASVLLGEVNEIDTEAKTVKATMLNQQIDVPYDSLIVAAGAGQSYFGNDHFAEFAPGMKSIDDALELRGRIFGAFEIAELTASRGEPIGDLLTFVVVGAGPTGVEMAGQIAELSHRVLKNDFTHISSEKARVVLVDAAPQVLPPFGEKLGAKAQKALEKAGVEVVLGAMVTHVDEFGIEMKFKDGQTQRIGSIAKIWAAGVSASELGKTLSEQTGAELDRAGRIAVNPDLTLPGHPEIFVVGDMISLDHLPGVAQVAIQGGKHAAKTIKARQKDKPEPGDFKYFDKGSMATISRFNAVLSMGSFKLSGVLAWFGWLVVHLAYMTGFRNRLTATLHWMMSFIGRDRSERTTTMQQIFAREALERVPGGMAALIDDPDEVAAQVEARRKELEEHAAEESRLADSRSVS; from the coding sequence ATGTCAGCGGACCAGGAAAAGCACCGGGTCGTCATCATCGGTTCCGGCTTCGGGGGGCTCTTCTCCGCGAAGGCGTTCAAGGGCCGCGACGACGTCGAGGTGACCTTGATCGCGAAGACGACCCATCACCTGTTCCAGCCGCTGCTCTACCAGGTGGCGACCGGCATCCTCTCGCAGGGCGAGATCGCTCCGCCGACCCGTGACATCCTGCACCGGCAGAAGAACGCCAGCGTGCTGCTCGGTGAGGTCAACGAGATCGACACCGAGGCCAAGACGGTCAAGGCGACCATGCTCAACCAGCAGATCGACGTTCCCTACGACTCCCTGATCGTGGCCGCCGGTGCCGGCCAGTCCTACTTCGGCAACGACCACTTCGCCGAGTTCGCTCCCGGCATGAAGTCCATCGACGACGCGCTCGAGCTGCGCGGTCGCATCTTCGGAGCCTTCGAGATCGCCGAGCTGACCGCCTCGCGCGGCGAGCCGATCGGTGACCTGCTCACCTTCGTCGTGGTGGGCGCCGGTCCGACCGGTGTGGAGATGGCCGGCCAGATCGCCGAGCTGTCCCACCGGGTGCTGAAGAACGACTTCACCCACATCTCCTCGGAGAAGGCGCGAGTCGTGCTCGTCGACGCCGCGCCGCAGGTGCTGCCGCCGTTCGGTGAGAAGCTCGGCGCCAAGGCGCAGAAGGCGCTGGAGAAGGCCGGTGTGGAGGTCGTCCTCGGTGCGATGGTCACGCACGTCGACGAGTTCGGCATCGAGATGAAGTTCAAGGACGGCCAGACCCAGCGGATCGGCTCGATCGCGAAGATCTGGGCCGCGGGCGTCTCGGCCTCCGAGCTGGGCAAGACGCTCTCGGAGCAGACCGGTGCCGAGCTCGACCGTGCCGGCCGAATCGCGGTCAACCCCGACCTCACCCTGCCGGGCCACCCCGAGATCTTCGTGGTCGGCGACATGATCAGCCTCGACCACCTGCCAGGCGTGGCCCAGGTCGCGATCCAGGGCGGCAAGCACGCAGCCAAGACCATCAAGGCCCGCCAGAAGGACAAGCCGGAGCCCGGCGACTTCAAGTACTTCGACAAGGGCTCGATGGCCACCATCAGCCGCTTCAACGCCGTCCTCAGCATGGGCAGCTTCAAGCTCTCCGGCGTCCTCGCCTGGTTCGGCTGGTTGGTGGTCCACCTGGCCTACATGACCGGGTTCCGCAACCGGCTCACCGCGACGTTGCACTGGATGATGTCCTTCATCGGCAGGGACCGCTCCGAGCGCACCACCACCATGCAGCAGATCTTCGCCCGTGAGGCGCTCGAACGCGTCCCGGGTGGCATGGCAGCTCTCATCGACGACCCGGACGAGGTCGCCGCCCAGGTGGAGGCCCGACGCAAGGAGCTCGAGGAGCACGCCGCGGAGGAGTCGCGCCTGGCTGACTCCCGCAGCGTCTCGTAG
- a CDS encoding ATP-binding protein: MPLSRPALLLRTGSRAVQDARSWVRAACDEIDRADLAECAEFGVSELVSNALFHGAAPVTIRMRGTVSHPRVEIRDASTEPPLLPVPLALDDEEEVLLTVGRGLSIVASVSDAWGADIDASGKTVWFTPAAEIDEGDGVEGVITGPPGAPPRPERLGSETVDVSILGVPVALYKGFQHHFRELRREVRLLSLAHANDYPLAASLSALFGSLERQLLDGLGHGHLSGVIGSGRHRETADLHVRMPRSAAETMRRFLDMLDLIDEFCRQERLLVLARSPEQVAFQRWFLGEYLTQAAGGRPTRWGGTQMIGPLH; encoded by the coding sequence ATGCCGTTGAGCCGGCCAGCTCTCCTGCTCCGCACCGGTTCCCGCGCCGTCCAGGACGCCCGCTCCTGGGTCCGGGCGGCCTGTGACGAGATCGACCGCGCCGATCTCGCCGAGTGCGCCGAGTTCGGCGTCTCCGAACTGGTCTCCAACGCCCTCTTCCACGGCGCCGCTCCGGTCACGATCCGGATGCGCGGCACCGTCAGCCACCCCCGCGTGGAGATCCGCGATGCGTCGACCGAGCCACCGCTGCTACCGGTCCCGCTCGCTCTCGACGACGAGGAGGAGGTCCTGCTGACCGTCGGCCGCGGCCTCTCGATCGTGGCCAGCGTCTCCGACGCGTGGGGCGCCGACATCGACGCGTCCGGCAAGACCGTCTGGTTCACCCCGGCCGCGGAGATCGACGAGGGCGACGGGGTCGAGGGCGTGATCACCGGCCCGCCCGGCGCACCACCGAGGCCCGAGCGCCTCGGCTCCGAGACCGTCGACGTCAGCATCCTCGGCGTACCTGTTGCGCTCTACAAGGGCTTTCAGCATCACTTCCGCGAGCTGAGGCGCGAGGTGCGTCTCCTCTCCCTCGCACACGCCAACGACTACCCGCTCGCCGCCAGCCTCTCGGCCCTGTTCGGCTCGCTGGAACGCCAGCTCCTCGACGGCCTCGGCCACGGTCACCTCTCCGGGGTGATCGGCTCCGGCCGGCACCGGGAGACGGCAGACCTGCACGTACGCATGCCGCGGTCCGCGGCCGAGACGATGCGCCGTTTCCTCGACATGCTCGACCTCATCGACGAGTTCTGCCGCCAGGAGCGGCTGCTCGTCCTGGCCCGCTCCCCCGAGCAGGTCGCCTTCCAGCGCTGGTTCCTCGGCGAATACCTCACCCAGGCCGCCGGCGGGCGCCCTACCCGCTGGGGCGGGACCCAGATGATCGGCCCGCTCCACTAG
- a CDS encoding CrcB family protein, translating into MLREHRDLLAPIAAGGALGSLARWGIAEALPQSPQESTLPWATLLTNVSGCLLLGLLMAFILGPWSTVPFWGRYLRPFLGVGVLGGYTTFSTYALETYALSGHATALAMFYLLLSVVAGVAAVWLGLILGRVVVRDSGRPVERGHR; encoded by the coding sequence GTGCTGCGTGAGCATCGCGACCTGCTCGCTCCCATCGCCGCGGGCGGCGCGCTCGGGTCGCTGGCCCGCTGGGGGATCGCGGAGGCGCTCCCCCAGAGCCCCCAGGAATCGACACTGCCGTGGGCGACGCTCCTCACCAACGTCTCCGGCTGCCTGCTGCTCGGCCTGCTGATGGCTTTCATCCTGGGCCCGTGGTCGACGGTCCCGTTCTGGGGCCGCTATCTGCGCCCCTTCCTCGGGGTCGGCGTGCTCGGCGGCTACACCACCTTCTCGACCTACGCGCTCGAGACGTACGCACTCAGCGGGCATGCGACGGCGCTCGCGATGTTCTACCTGCTCCTCTCGGTGGTCGCCGGGGTGGCCGCCGTCTGGCTCGGGCTGATCCTCGGCCGGGTCGTCGTGCGCGATAGCGGTCGCCCGGTCGAAAGAGGGCACCGATGA
- the crcB gene encoding fluoride efflux transporter CrcB yields the protein MTVLLVLLGGAVGAPARYLTDVYLRERTGADFPWGTMAVNAVGSLVLGLLAGAAAGGVLPAWVLTLAGTGFCGALTTFSTFSYETVRLAEDGRWRSAALNVVGSLAIGAIAVSLGWVAGSAI from the coding sequence ATGACCGTGCTCCTGGTCCTGCTCGGCGGCGCGGTCGGCGCGCCGGCGCGCTACCTGACCGACGTCTACCTCCGGGAGCGGACCGGCGCGGACTTCCCCTGGGGAACGATGGCGGTCAATGCCGTCGGCTCCCTCGTTCTCGGGCTGCTCGCCGGGGCGGCCGCGGGCGGCGTACTTCCTGCGTGGGTGCTCACCCTGGCCGGCACCGGCTTCTGCGGGGCATTGACCACGTTCTCGACCTTCTCCTACGAGACCGTCCGCCTTGCCGAGGACGGCCGGTGGCGGTCAGCGGCGCTGAACGTGGTCGGCTCGCTCGCGATCGGTGCGATCGCGGTCAGCCTCGGCTGGGTGGCCGGGTCGGCGATCTAG
- a CDS encoding metallopeptidase family protein: protein MGIEISPERFDALVDQALDAIPDELAAQVHNLVVLVEEWPPEGEPQETLGLYDGVALTDRNDLYGGTLPDRIFIFRQPLQQMCVDEDDLAAEIRITVIHEIAHHFGIDDDKLHQLGWA, encoded by the coding sequence GTGGGGATTGAGATAAGCCCAGAGCGCTTCGACGCACTCGTGGACCAGGCGCTCGACGCGATCCCGGACGAGCTGGCCGCCCAGGTGCACAACCTCGTCGTGCTCGTCGAGGAGTGGCCGCCCGAGGGCGAGCCCCAGGAGACCCTCGGCCTCTACGACGGGGTGGCGCTGACCGACCGTAACGACCTCTACGGCGGCACTCTCCCGGATCGGATCTTCATCTTCCGTCAACCGCTGCAGCAGATGTGTGTCGACGAGGATGACCTGGCCGCCGAGATCCGCATCACCGTCATCCACGAGATCGCCCACCACTTCGGCATCGACGACGACAAGCTCCACCAGCTGGGCTGGGCCTGA
- a CDS encoding WhiB family transcriptional regulator: MTTARETTGVHWSELPCAIEDGDLWFAATSVDADRAKALCHTCPLQRSCLQGAIARQEPHGVWGGEVFYEGIVVARKRTRGRPRNGELHQRDLERQARANLRKNTPEAVA; encoded by the coding sequence GTGACGACGGCGAGAGAGACCACCGGCGTGCACTGGAGCGAGCTGCCGTGCGCGATCGAGGACGGAGACCTGTGGTTCGCGGCGACCAGCGTCGACGCGGACCGGGCCAAGGCGTTGTGTCATACGTGCCCGCTGCAGCGCTCCTGCCTGCAGGGCGCGATCGCCCGGCAGGAGCCGCACGGCGTGTGGGGCGGCGAGGTTTTCTACGAGGGAATCGTGGTCGCTCGCAAGCGCACCCGCGGCCGCCCGCGCAACGGAGAGCTCCACCAGCGGGACCTGGAGCGCCAGGCTCGCGCAAACCTGCGAAAAAATACTCCGGAAGCGGTTGCGTAG
- a CDS encoding IS110 family transposase has product MTIVADLFRFVVGVDTHAATHTYTILESSGRVIDQQQFPASPAGLTRAIDWIGRRTEGDLDATLVAAEDTGTYGAILAGRLAVSGYRVVEAPTPRRDPAAGKNDAIDSLAAARSTLTTPTRRLRDRRGGGDQHAASVRSALQVLLTAREQATGERTRAVNALTALLRTNDLDIDARRALTNTQIKTISRWRRREEPIDLATTRAHAVRLALRITELDSQITDNANQIKTLVHDQAPILLDQPGIGPVTAAIILTAWSHPGRVRSETAFAKIAGTAPLPASSGNTQRHRLNRGGDRRLNRALHTIVLTRMRCDPTTRAYTERRRAEGKTTREIRRILKRYTTRQIYRTLNTA; this is encoded by the coding sequence ATGACCATCGTGGCAGACCTGTTCAGATTCGTCGTGGGAGTCGATACCCACGCGGCCACCCACACCTACACCATCCTGGAGTCCTCCGGTCGAGTGATCGACCAGCAGCAGTTTCCCGCCAGCCCCGCCGGCCTGACCCGAGCAATCGACTGGATCGGGCGCCGCACCGAAGGCGACCTCGACGCCACCCTGGTCGCAGCAGAGGACACCGGCACCTACGGCGCGATCCTGGCCGGCCGTCTGGCCGTATCTGGCTACCGGGTCGTGGAAGCCCCCACCCCGCGTCGTGACCCGGCCGCGGGCAAGAACGACGCCATAGACTCCCTCGCCGCGGCGCGCTCCACGCTGACGACGCCGACCCGCCGACTCCGCGATCGTCGCGGCGGTGGGGACCAGCACGCCGCCAGCGTGCGCTCAGCGCTGCAAGTCCTGCTCACCGCCCGTGAACAGGCCACCGGGGAACGCACCCGCGCAGTCAATGCGCTCACCGCATTGCTGCGGACCAACGACCTCGACATCGACGCCCGCCGTGCCCTGACCAACACCCAGATCAAGACCATCTCCCGGTGGCGACGCCGCGAAGAACCCATCGACCTCGCCACCACCAGGGCCCATGCCGTGCGCCTCGCGCTCCGAATTACCGAGCTCGATTCCCAGATCACCGACAACGCCAACCAGATCAAGACACTCGTCCACGACCAAGCGCCCATCCTGCTCGACCAGCCCGGCATCGGCCCCGTCACCGCGGCGATCATCCTCACCGCCTGGTCCCACCCCGGCCGCGTACGCAGCGAGACCGCCTTCGCCAAGATCGCCGGCACCGCCCCACTCCCCGCCTCTTCCGGCAACACCCAACGCCACCGCCTCAACCGCGGCGGGGACCGCCGTCTCAACCGCGCCCTGCACACCATCGTCCTGACCCGCATGCGCTGCGACCCCACCACCCGCGCCTACACCGAACGACGCCGAGCCGAGGGCAAGACCACCCGAGAGATCCGCCGCATCCTCAAGCGCTACACCACCCGACAGATCTACCGCACCCTCAACACCGCTTGA